AATACTTGCTCGGTATATTCTTCGTTTTTTGCGTGGTTTCGATCAGCTTGAGAATAAATGCTGTTGGTTATTCTCTGCAGGCTGCCTGCTAATTCTTCAATGATTTTCAAGGCGCAAAACTATTCTATTGCACAGCAGCATAGCGTAGAGTGAAGTGTACGATCGTGCCTGTGCTGTTTGCAGGCAGGTATTATCGAGGAGATGGTAGAAGACACACTTGAGGACGCTCTGGGTGATGATGACGAACTGGAAGATGATGCACAGGAGGAGGTGGACAAGGTGCTGTTTGAACTAACAGCAGGTCTGTTGTTTGTCCTGTATTCCGATTGGATGAGTCACTGGCCAATCAGCCGGTGGTGATGTTTGGATTGTATGTTGCGTCAGGTGCGATCGGAAACGCTCCGGCGGCGCATCAAGAGACGCTTCCTGTTCCTGAAACCCCAGATGTGCCGGCATCGGATGAGGAGGAGGAAGATATGAGCGACATGAGACAGAGGCTGCAAGCACTTCGGAGTTAACTTCTCCTGACTTGATCAAACGTTTCAATGTATGGTCTCCGCTAGTGTAATTTCTAGATATCCTGTTGGCTAGATGCCAGCGATATCGGTTTGCTGTGCCTATTGATCACCTCTAAATAAATCATAGAGTAGGAGTTCAGTGCCACAATCTGCCCTGGCAACAGCTCTCTGCCGATGATAACTATTTAGCCCCTGAAAACCTGTGGCTTCGGTGTCCTATGATCAGTGATATGCTAGTATGTAACAGGTTAGATGGACAATGTATTGAGCAGGGCGTCAATATCAAGGGGACGGGTGTACATTTCAAGATCACCGTTTGCAAGCCTTGGCCACGCATCTTTTGGCCGGTCCCAGTAGAGTTCAACGCCGTTTTCGTCGGGGTCGCGTAAATAAAGCGCCTGGCTCACGCCGTGGTCTGCAGCACCATCCAGCGTGATGCCTGCATCGAGCACACGCTTAAGGGCTTCAGCAAGGAGTACGCGGGTTGGGTAGACAAAGGCCACATGAAACAGGCCGGTTGTCCCTGCGGCAGGCGGTTTGCCGTTTTTACTCTGCCAGGTATTTAAACCGATGTGGTGGTGGTAGCCGCCGGCGCTAAGAAAGGCGGCATCTTTGCCATATCGCGCGGTGATATCAAATCCTAACACGCCGTTGTAGAATGCAATGGCCCGTTCGAGATCTGCCACTTTCAGGTGGATGTGGCCAACTTTAACGCCTGGATCTATGGACATATAGGTTGAAAGTTAAAGGTTGAAGATTGAACGACTAGTCAAATGGGCCCAGGTATGTATCTGGGATTGGGATGCCTTGCAGTTTGAAGAAGGTAAGCTGGTCGAAGTAGCCGCGCTGGAATACAATTTTGTTGTTTTGCACATGGAAGAACCCGCAGCCGCGGAGTCCGGTTGGGTCTGTCCATTCCAGGATGGCCCATTCGCCGGCTTCGTGCAGGCTTTCTTCTATGCAGGTCATCGTTGCACGTCCAAATTCTATCTCAAACATCTTGCGGATGGCCTCTCGTCCAACAAGTGGATCGGTTACTACCTGATGGTTGGTTGCTTCTTCAGCGTACAGCGCGGCAAGTCCTTCAACATCTCCTCGGTTGAAGCGCTGGATCCATTCGCGTACGAGGGCAGCTGGCGTCATAATATTATTGTGTATTGGATGGGTGAAGGTATTAGTCAACGAGGCAGTATCGATGAAGATGCATAGTTTAATGATGCTGCTTAGGACGAGCCATCTCTGTCGATTATGCTGTATGTTAAGCGTAGCCCTTTCTCCAATTCATTATATCAAACGCTTAGACAAGCCAGTAGCGCCATGCATGACAGCGCAACGCCAGCCACTTTTTATTTTCAAGTGTCGATGGCAGACAACGCAAATGCCACAGAAGCTGTGTTTCAAGAAGTGTCTGGACTACAGGCCAAACGCGATGCTGTATCCATCGTGGAGGGAGACGAAAACAGGTTTAAATATCGGTTGCCCGTTGGTGCGAAGCATGATAATTTGATTTTGAAGCGAGGCCTGCTGCCGCTAGACGCAATGCTTGT
This window of the Bacteroidota bacterium genome carries:
- a CDS encoding Snf7 family protein gives rise to the protein MQAGIIEEMVEDTLEDALGDDDELEDDAQEEVDKVLFELTAGLLFVLYSDWMSHWPISRW
- a CDS encoding VOC family protein encodes the protein MSIDPGVKVGHIHLKVADLERAIAFYNGVLGFDITARYGKDAAFLSAGGYHHHIGLNTWQSKNGKPPAAGTTGLFHVAFVYPTRVLLAEALKRVLDAGITLDGAADHGVSQALYLRDPDENGVELYWDRPKDAWPRLANGDLEMYTRPLDIDALLNTLSI
- a CDS encoding nuclear transport factor 2 family protein gives rise to the protein MTPAALVREWIQRFNRGDVEGLAALYAEEATNHQVVTDPLVGREAIRKMFEIEFGRATMTCIEESLHEAGEWAILEWTDPTGLRGCGFFHVQNNKIVFQRGYFDQLTFFKLQGIPIPDTYLGPFD
- a CDS encoding phage tail protein yields the protein MHDSATPATFYFQVSMADNANATEAVFQEVSGLQAKRDAVSIVEGDENRFKYRLPVGAKHDNLILKRGLLPLDAMLVKWCRNTLESGLGTEIEIRDMAVALVDLEGLPVAQWMITAAYPVNWRVASLRTEDGTIVIEAIELAYTTATRVL